A single Stutzerimonas stutzeri DNA region contains:
- the epd gene encoding erythrose-4-phosphate dehydrogenase, which translates to MSRTLPYRVALNGYGRIGRCVLRAFHERNAAFDFEVVALNDLADMASLEYLTRFDSTHGRFPGEVSAEGSCLHLNGHCVNVLRQSAPEAVDWRALGVDLVLECSGAYNTRAGGQRFLDAGVPRVLFSQPMSGATDVDATVVMGINHQQLTGTERLVSNASCTTNCGVPLLKLLNDAIGLDYVSITTIHSAMNDQPVIDAYHHDDLRRTRSAFQSVIPVSTGLARGIERLLPELSGRIQAKAVRVPTVNVSCLDITLQMARDTDAQTINHILRDAAQSGPLKGLLAYTELPHASCDFNHDPHSAIVDGSLTRASGPRLVNLLAWFDNEWGFANRMLEVAEHYLRVAHRA; encoded by the coding sequence ATGTCCCGAACTCTTCCATACCGCGTCGCCCTGAACGGATACGGCCGCATCGGTCGCTGTGTGCTGCGTGCCTTTCATGAACGCAATGCGGCATTCGATTTCGAGGTCGTGGCACTCAACGACCTGGCCGACATGGCCAGTCTGGAATACCTCACCCGCTTCGACTCCACTCATGGCCGCTTCCCCGGAGAGGTCAGCGCCGAAGGCAGCTGTCTGCACCTCAACGGTCACTGCGTGAACGTGCTGCGCCAGTCGGCGCCCGAAGCGGTCGACTGGCGCGCCCTGGGCGTGGACCTGGTGCTGGAATGTTCCGGCGCCTACAACACGCGCGCCGGTGGACAGCGCTTCCTCGATGCCGGTGTGCCGCGCGTGCTGTTTTCACAGCCCATGAGTGGCGCCACCGATGTCGACGCGACGGTGGTGATGGGTATCAATCATCAGCAGTTGACCGGCACCGAGCGCCTGGTCTCGAACGCCTCGTGCACCACCAATTGCGGCGTGCCGCTGCTCAAGCTGCTCAACGACGCCATCGGGCTCGACTACGTCTCGATCACCACGATTCACTCGGCGATGAACGACCAGCCGGTGATCGACGCCTATCACCACGACGACTTGCGTCGTACGCGTTCGGCCTTCCAGTCAGTGATTCCTGTCTCGACCGGCCTCGCTCGCGGTATCGAGCGGCTGTTGCCGGAACTCTCGGGGCGGATTCAGGCCAAAGCCGTGCGGGTGCCGACGGTGAACGTGTCCTGCCTGGATATCACCCTGCAGATGGCCCGTGATACCGACGCACAGACGATCAACCATATCCTGCGGGACGCCGCGCAATCCGGTCCGTTGAAAGGCCTGCTCGCGTACACCGAGCTGCCCCATGCCAGTTGCGACTTCAATCACGACCCGCATTCGGCGATCGTCGATGGCAGCCTGACGCGTGCTTCCGGCCCGCGGCTGGTTAACCTGCTGGCCTGGTTCGACAACGAATGGGGGTTCGCCAACCGCATGCTCGAGGTGGCCGAACATTATCTGCGCGTCGCCCACCGCGCGTAG
- a CDS encoding LysR substrate-binding domain-containing protein, whose translation MTLRIPPLYALRAFEVAARFGSFTQAAESLCITQSAVSRHVKTLEENLGCQLFERRGSRLALTDTGRMLAQELKVGFRTIENACIAVNRQQDALRLKAPSTLTMRWLLGALEDFRLTHPQHRVQLTSAWMDLDAVDFHNEPFDCAILLGHGGFPADWNRVKLFDEWLVPVCAPDVLGSTRWTAAQLAAAELIHPSRDCRDWRRWLQRVGLIDAVAWQRGKLFDTLELGISAAAQGHGVSIGDLALVAAELHKGALALPFDQAVRSGDSYYLVWPATGETPESLTRMKDYLLQHLPDVGNRGVTLLD comes from the coding sequence ATGACGTTGCGGATACCGCCGTTGTATGCCTTGCGCGCGTTCGAGGTGGCGGCGCGATTCGGATCGTTCACGCAGGCGGCCGAGAGCCTGTGCATCACACAGAGCGCGGTCAGCCGGCACGTGAAAACGCTGGAGGAGAACCTTGGCTGTCAGCTGTTCGAACGGCGCGGTTCTCGCCTGGCACTGACCGACACGGGGCGGATGCTGGCCCAGGAGCTCAAGGTTGGTTTTCGGACCATCGAAAACGCCTGCATCGCGGTCAACCGACAGCAGGACGCACTCCGGCTGAAGGCCCCTTCGACGCTGACCATGCGTTGGTTGCTCGGGGCTCTGGAGGACTTCCGGCTGACCCATCCGCAGCATCGCGTGCAGCTCACCAGCGCCTGGATGGATCTTGACGCGGTCGATTTCCATAACGAGCCCTTCGACTGTGCAATCCTGCTTGGGCATGGGGGATTTCCGGCCGACTGGAACCGCGTGAAACTGTTCGATGAATGGCTGGTGCCCGTGTGCGCGCCTGACGTTCTCGGCAGCACGCGCTGGACGGCTGCCCAGTTGGCGGCTGCCGAGCTGATCCATCCCTCGCGCGATTGCCGCGACTGGAGGCGCTGGTTGCAGCGGGTAGGGCTGATCGATGCCGTCGCGTGGCAGCGGGGCAAGTTGTTCGACACGCTGGAGCTGGGAATCTCCGCCGCGGCGCAGGGGCATGGCGTGTCCATCGGCGATCTCGCACTGGTCGCCGCCGAGTTGCACAAGGGCGCGCTGGCGTTGCCGTTCGATCAGGCGGTGCGTTCAGGCGACAGTTATTACCTAGTGTGGCCTGCGACCGGCGAAACCCCCGAGAGCTTGACGCGCATGAAGGACTACCTGCTGCAGCATTTGCCGGACGTCGGCAACCGTGGCGTCACGCTGCTTGACTGA
- a CDS encoding ArsR/SmtB family transcription factor yields MSLRIPQISFDDSDQLAALCKAGGDALRLNVLRALASDSFGVLELAHIFAIGQSGISHHLKVMTQAGLLATRREGNAIFYRRALPQSETLGGRLHAALLEEVDQLILPLDVQARIAAVHAQRSAASEDFFARIAGSFQARQDLIAGLPQYRDSLIALLDALNFAPTATALEVGPGDGSFLPELAHRFARVVAVDNSPAMLELARTRCEHAALGNVELKLADALQDECPTADCVVLNMVLHHLAAPGEAMKQLARLVKAGGSLLLTELCSHNQSWAREACGDLWLGFEQDDLARWADAAGLTPGESLYIGLKNGFQIQARYFSRPATDSRLTHR; encoded by the coding sequence ATGAGCCTGCGCATTCCCCAGATTTCCTTCGATGACAGCGATCAGCTCGCCGCCCTGTGCAAGGCCGGCGGCGATGCGCTGCGTCTGAATGTGTTGCGCGCGCTGGCCAGCGATTCGTTCGGTGTGCTCGAACTGGCGCACATTTTCGCCATCGGCCAGTCCGGCATCAGCCATCATCTGAAAGTCATGACCCAGGCGGGGCTGCTGGCGACGCGTCGCGAGGGCAACGCGATCTTCTACCGCCGCGCGCTGCCGCAGAGCGAAACCCTCGGTGGCCGGCTGCATGCCGCCTTGCTGGAAGAAGTCGACCAGTTGATCCTGCCGCTCGATGTCCAGGCGCGAATCGCGGCGGTGCACGCACAGCGCAGCGCGGCCAGCGAGGACTTTTTTGCGCGCATCGCCGGCAGCTTTCAGGCGCGTCAGGACTTGATCGCGGGATTGCCGCAATACCGCGATAGCCTGATCGCGCTGCTCGACGCGCTGAACTTCGCGCCCACCGCGACGGCGCTCGAAGTCGGCCCCGGGGACGGCAGTTTTTTGCCCGAACTGGCACATCGGTTCGCGCGGGTGGTGGCCGTCGATAACAGCCCGGCGATGCTCGAATTGGCACGCACCCGCTGCGAACACGCGGCGCTGGGCAATGTCGAGCTGAAACTCGCCGATGCATTGCAGGACGAATGTCCGACAGCCGACTGCGTCGTATTGAACATGGTTCTGCATCACCTGGCGGCGCCGGGTGAGGCGATGAAGCAACTGGCGCGGCTGGTCAAGGCGGGCGGCAGCCTGCTGCTCACCGAGCTGTGCAGCCACAACCAGAGTTGGGCCAGGGAGGCCTGCGGCGATCTATGGTTGGGCTTCGAACAGGACGATCTGGCCCGTTGGGCCGATGCCGCGGGGCTCACGCCCGGCGAGAGCCTCTACATTGGCTTGAAGAACGGTTTTCAGATCCAGGCCCGGTACTTTTCCCGGCCCGCCACTGACAGCCGACTCACCCACCGGTAA
- a CDS encoding TauD/TfdA family dioxygenase — protein sequence MSDRNFDLLLSASISHGGLSQDQIAQILDFKLFGNSKGFLLLEDSEIGNIPPTPASRADLCKPDDRSERLLLQATALLGEPIGYVQESGGCIVNNFFPQQTQSRAATSDSFDTELDLHTENAFHAIQPDYLLLLCLRQDPAAEAVTYIACVDRILERLSYEQQAFFLNEPYNFFSDYGTTEKNQRIDINKHQTVLYGDPDAPFFRFDPQFMVGYSDRAQRSIETLRSIAWEVVEPVRLGRGDLLIIDNRRTAHARSPFTASFDGSDRWMQRTFATCNLRFYTEKLGKQSRIFELVTEL from the coding sequence ATGTCCGATCGCAACTTTGACCTACTTCTGTCCGCCAGCATCAGCCATGGTGGCCTGAGCCAGGACCAGATTGCGCAAATCCTCGACTTCAAGCTGTTCGGCAATTCAAAAGGGTTCCTGCTGCTGGAAGACAGCGAGATCGGTAATATCCCGCCGACGCCCGCCTCGCGTGCCGACCTTTGCAAGCCGGACGACCGCAGCGAACGGTTGCTGCTGCAGGCCACCGCCCTGCTTGGCGAGCCGATCGGCTACGTGCAAGAGTCGGGCGGCTGCATCGTCAACAACTTCTTTCCGCAGCAGACGCAATCACGCGCCGCCACCTCCGACAGTTTCGACACCGAGCTGGACCTGCATACCGAGAACGCCTTCCACGCGATCCAGCCGGACTATCTCCTGCTGCTTTGCCTGCGTCAGGACCCGGCGGCAGAAGCCGTCACCTACATCGCCTGCGTCGATCGCATCCTCGAGCGCCTGAGCTACGAACAGCAGGCGTTCTTCCTCAACGAACCGTACAACTTCTTCTCCGATTACGGCACGACCGAGAAGAACCAGCGCATCGATATCAACAAGCACCAGACGGTCCTGTATGGCGATCCCGATGCGCCTTTTTTTCGCTTCGACCCGCAATTCATGGTCGGCTACAGCGACCGCGCCCAGCGCTCGATCGAAACCCTGCGCAGCATTGCCTGGGAAGTCGTCGAGCCGGTGCGCCTCGGTCGTGGCGACCTGCTGATCATCGACAACCGCCGCACCGCGCATGCCCGCAGTCCCTTCACCGCCAGCTTCGATGGCAGCGACCGCTGGATGCAACGCACCTTCGCCACTTGCAACCTTCGGTTCTACACGGAAAAGCTGGGTAAACAGTCGCGCATCTTCGAACTGGTGACCGAACTATGA
- a CDS encoding LysE family translocator, translating into MNATYLAFAAAVALLIASPGPVVALVIADARRSWPAWTILGGVLSAQILLVAALVMIYLALDLEPVILEWGQVVGGLYLIWLGADGLCGGNENQPQLPRSHVHYFWRAMAVGLSNPKDILFFLAFLPGFILPAQPFAPQAAALIAIWALVDVSILITYSLVSRHLSSQGRLQQVLDLLPSFFLLALGLVSCGMGITSLVN; encoded by the coding sequence ATGAACGCCACCTACCTCGCCTTCGCCGCCGCCGTCGCCCTGCTGATCGCCTCCCCAGGACCGGTCGTCGCGCTGGTCATCGCCGATGCGCGCCGCAGCTGGCCTGCCTGGACCATCCTCGGCGGCGTGCTGTCGGCCCAGATCCTGCTGGTCGCCGCACTGGTCATGATCTACCTCGCGCTCGATCTGGAGCCGGTCATACTGGAATGGGGCCAGGTGGTGGGTGGCCTCTATCTGATCTGGCTCGGCGCGGATGGGTTGTGCGGGGGCAACGAGAACCAGCCGCAACTGCCACGCTCGCACGTCCACTATTTCTGGCGCGCCATGGCGGTCGGCTTGTCGAACCCCAAGGACATCCTGTTCTTTCTCGCCTTCCTGCCGGGCTTCATTCTTCCCGCTCAACCCTTTGCGCCCCAGGCAGCGGCTCTGATTGCGATCTGGGCGCTGGTCGACGTGTCGATTCTGATTACCTACAGCCTGGTGTCGCGCCACCTGTCCAGTCAGGGGCGCTTGCAGCAGGTACTCGACCTGCTGCCGAGCTTTTTCCTGCTGGCCCTCGGGCTGGTGTCGTGCGGCATGGGGATTACCAGCCTGGTGAACTGA
- a CDS encoding MliC family protein codes for MRGLFIAFAALLLGGCGHWQSGPDAPFVRWKCQSQDNIAWRYADAGKQAVELKIGNSEQVHTLRKEPATHGAFYSDGVVAFHDRGNEALVFRLADDTLLAHGCSASLIIL; via the coding sequence ATGAGAGGCCTGTTCATTGCGTTTGCCGCACTGTTGCTTGGCGGCTGCGGTCACTGGCAGTCCGGCCCCGACGCGCCGTTCGTGCGTTGGAAATGCCAGAGCCAGGACAATATCGCCTGGCGCTACGCCGATGCTGGCAAGCAGGCAGTGGAGCTGAAGATCGGCAACAGCGAGCAGGTTCATACGCTGCGCAAGGAACCTGCCACCCATGGTGCTTTCTATAGCGATGGCGTTGTGGCTTTCCACGACCGAGGCAACGAGGCGCTGGTCTTCAGGCTCGCCGACGACACGCTGCTGGCCCATGGCTGCAGCGCTTCGCTGATTATCCTTTGA
- a CDS encoding phosphoglycerate kinase yields the protein MTVLKMTDLDLQGKRVLIREDLNVPVKDGAVKSDARILASLPTIRLALEKGAAVLVCSHLGRPEEGVYSEQDSLKPVADYLSKALGREVPLVKDYLEGVQVSAGEVVLLENVRFNDGEKKNADALAHKYAALCDVFVMDAFGTAHRAQGSTHGVAKFAKVACAGPLLAAELDALGKALKSPAKPMAAIVAGSKVSTKLDVLNSLSTVCDQLIVGGGIANTFLAAAGLPVGKSLYEADLVDTAKAIAAKVSVPLPVDVVVAKAFAEDAEATVKAVADVSDDDMILDIGPQTAANFAELLKSSKTILWNGPVGVFEFDQFGEGTKVLARAIAESPAFSIAGGGDTLAAIDKYGVGEQISYISTGGGAFLEFVEGKVLPAVEILEQRAKG from the coding sequence ATGACCGTTTTGAAGATGACCGACCTCGACCTCCAGGGTAAGCGCGTGCTGATCCGCGAGGACCTCAACGTGCCGGTGAAGGATGGCGCTGTGAAAAGCGATGCACGCATCCTGGCCTCGCTGCCCACCATCAGGCTGGCGCTGGAAAAGGGCGCGGCGGTGCTGGTCTGCTCGCACCTCGGCCGTCCGGAAGAGGGCGTCTACAGCGAGCAAGACAGCCTCAAACCGGTCGCTGACTATCTGAGCAAGGCGCTCGGTCGCGAGGTGCCGCTGGTCAAGGACTACCTGGAGGGCGTGCAGGTGAGCGCCGGTGAGGTGGTACTGCTGGAAAACGTGCGCTTCAACGACGGCGAGAAAAAGAACGCCGATGCGTTGGCGCACAAATACGCCGCGCTGTGCGACGTCTTCGTCATGGACGCCTTCGGCACGGCTCACCGCGCCCAGGGTTCGACCCACGGCGTAGCCAAGTTCGCCAAGGTTGCCTGCGCCGGTCCGCTGCTGGCTGCCGAGCTGGACGCACTGGGCAAGGCGCTGAAGAGCCCGGCCAAGCCGATGGCGGCGATTGTCGCGGGTTCCAAGGTGTCCACCAAGCTGGATGTGCTCAACAGCCTGAGCACGGTCTGCGATCAGTTGATCGTTGGCGGCGGCATCGCCAATACCTTCCTCGCCGCCGCCGGTTTGCCGGTGGGCAAGTCCCTGTACGAAGCCGATCTGGTCGACACTGCCAAGGCCATCGCCGCCAAGGTCAGCGTCCCGTTGCCGGTCGATGTGGTCGTTGCCAAGGCGTTCGCCGAGGATGCCGAAGCCACGGTCAAGGCTGTCGCCGATGTGTCGGACGACGACATGATCCTGGACATCGGCCCGCAGACCGCAGCTAATTTTGCCGAGCTGCTGAAATCCTCGAAGACCATCCTCTGGAACGGCCCGGTCGGCGTGTTCGAGTTCGACCAGTTTGGCGAGGGTACCAAGGTGCTGGCCAGGGCCATCGCTGAGAGCCCTGCATTCTCCATCGCCGGTGGTGGCGACACTCTGGCGGCAATCGACAAATACGGCGTCGGTGAGCAGATTTCCTATATCTCCACTGGCGGCGGTGCGTTCCTCGAATTCGTCGAGGGCAAGGTACTGCCTGCCGTCGAGATCCTCGAGCAGCGCGCGAAGGGATAA
- the metK gene encoding methionine adenosyltransferase, giving the protein MSEYSIFTSESVSEGHPDKIADQISDAVLDAIIAEDKHARVACETLVKTGVAIVAGEVTTSAWVDLEQLVRDVIIDIGYNSSDVGFDGATCGIINIIGKQSVDIAQGVDRTKPEDQGAGDQGLMFGYASNETDVLMPAPIRFSHALVERQAEARKNGLLPWLRPDAKSQVTCRYEGGKVVGIDAIVLSTQHNPEVKHSDLQEAVMELIVKHVIPAELLHKDTQFHINPTGQFIIGGPVGDCGLTGRKIIVDTYGGMARHGGGAFSGKDPSKVDRSAAYAGRYVAKNIVAAGLAERCEIQVSYAIGVAQPTSISINTFGTGKLSDEKIVALVREHFDLRPYAITTMLDLLHPMYKATAAYGHFGRDPYEMTVGGDTFTAFTWEKTDKAAALRASAGL; this is encoded by the coding sequence ATGAGCGAATATTCGATTTTCACCTCCGAGTCCGTGTCCGAAGGGCACCCGGACAAGATCGCCGATCAGATCTCCGATGCGGTGCTGGACGCCATCATCGCCGAAGACAAGCATGCCCGCGTGGCCTGTGAAACGCTGGTCAAAACCGGCGTTGCGATCGTCGCCGGCGAAGTCACCACCAGCGCCTGGGTCGATCTCGAGCAACTGGTACGCGACGTCATTATCGACATCGGTTACAACAGCTCGGACGTCGGCTTCGATGGCGCCACCTGCGGCATCATCAACATCATCGGCAAGCAATCGGTGGACATCGCCCAGGGCGTCGATCGCACCAAGCCTGAAGACCAGGGCGCCGGCGACCAGGGGCTGATGTTCGGCTATGCCAGCAACGAAACCGATGTGCTGATGCCCGCCCCGATCCGCTTCTCTCACGCACTGGTCGAGCGCCAGGCCGAGGCCCGCAAGAACGGCCTGCTGCCGTGGCTGCGGCCGGATGCCAAGAGCCAGGTCACCTGCCGTTACGAAGGCGGCAAAGTGGTTGGCATCGACGCCATCGTGCTTTCGACCCAGCACAACCCCGAGGTCAAGCATTCCGACCTGCAGGAAGCGGTGATGGAGTTGATCGTCAAGCACGTGATTCCGGCCGAACTGCTGCACAAGGACACCCAGTTCCACATCAACCCGACCGGCCAGTTCATCATCGGTGGCCCGGTGGGCGACTGCGGCCTGACCGGTCGCAAGATCATCGTCGACACCTACGGCGGCATGGCCCGCCACGGCGGTGGCGCCTTCTCCGGCAAGGACCCGTCCAAGGTCGACCGCTCGGCGGCCTATGCCGGTCGCTACGTGGCGAAGAATATCGTCGCCGCGGGCCTCGCAGAGCGTTGCGAAATCCAGGTGTCCTATGCCATCGGCGTCGCGCAGCCGACGTCGATATCGATCAACACATTCGGCACTGGCAAGCTGAGCGATGAGAAGATCGTCGCCCTGGTTCGCGAGCATTTCGACCTGCGTCCTTATGCGATCACGACCATGCTCGACCTGCTGCACCCGATGTACAAGGCCACCGCGGCCTACGGGCACTTCGGGCGCGATCCGTATGAAATGACGGTCGGTGGCGACACCTTCACCGCCTTCACCTGGGAAAAGACCGACAAGGCCGCCGCGCTGCGCGCCTCTGCCGGGCTGTAA
- the tkt gene encoding transketolase: MPSRRERANAIRALSMDAVQKANSGHPGAPMGMADIAEVLWRDHLKHSPTNPQWADRDRFVLSNGHGSMLIYSLLHLTGYDLSIDDLKNFRQLHSKTPGHPEFGYTAGVETTTGPLGQGLANAVGFALAEKIMAAQFNRPGHEIVDHNTYVFMGDGCLMEGISHEVCSLAGTLGLNKLIGFYDDNGISIDGEVHGWFTDDTPRRFEAYGWQVIRNVDGHDADEIQMALETARKSDRPTLICCKTIIGFGAPNKQGKEESHGAALGDAEIALTREALGWKHGPFEIPADIYAEWDAKEKGAEAENQWNQRFAAYQAEFPGLASEFTRRMAGELPADFAEKASAFIREVAQKGETIASRKASQNCLNAFGPLLPELLGGSADLAGSNLTLWKGCKPVVAEDASGNYMYYGVREFGMAAIMNGVALHGGLIPYGATFLMFMEYARNAVRMSALMKQRVLYVFTHDSIGLGEDGPTHQPVEQLTSLRTTPNLDTWRPADTVESAVAWKHALERKDGPSALIFSRQNLPYHLRDDETEAAISKGGYILKSCVGEPELILIATGSEVGLAVQAYDRLTAQGHNVRVVSMPCTSVFDAQDAAWKQHVLPVEVGARIAIEAGHADYWYKYVGLDGRIIGMTTYGESAPAGQLFEAFGFTVDNVLAVAEELLED; encoded by the coding sequence ATGCCCAGCCGTCGTGAGCGAGCCAATGCCATCCGCGCCCTCAGCATGGATGCCGTGCAGAAAGCCAACAGCGGCCACCCGGGTGCCCCGATGGGCATGGCGGACATCGCCGAAGTCCTCTGGCGTGACCACCTCAAGCACAGCCCGACCAACCCGCAATGGGCGGACCGTGACCGTTTCGTGCTGTCCAACGGTCACGGCTCGATGCTGATCTATTCGCTGCTGCACCTGACCGGCTATGACCTGTCCATCGATGATCTGAAGAATTTCCGCCAGCTGCACAGCAAGACCCCGGGCCATCCCGAGTTCGGCTACACCGCAGGCGTCGAGACCACCACCGGGCCGCTCGGCCAAGGGCTGGCCAATGCCGTGGGCTTCGCCCTGGCGGAAAAAATCATGGCCGCGCAGTTCAACCGCCCCGGCCATGAGATCGTCGATCACAACACCTATGTGTTCATGGGCGACGGCTGCCTGATGGAAGGTATTTCGCACGAGGTCTGCTCGCTGGCTGGCACCCTCGGCTTGAACAAGCTGATCGGTTTCTACGACGACAACGGCATCTCCATCGACGGCGAAGTCCATGGCTGGTTCACCGACGACACGCCGCGCCGCTTCGAAGCCTACGGCTGGCAAGTGATCCGCAACGTCGACGGCCATGACGCCGACGAGATCCAGATGGCGCTCGAAACGGCCCGCAAGAGCGACCGCCCGACGCTGATCTGCTGCAAGACCATCATCGGGTTCGGCGCACCGAACAAGCAGGGCAAGGAAGAGTCCCACGGTGCTGCGCTCGGCGACGCGGAAATCGCCCTGACCCGTGAAGCACTGGGCTGGAAGCACGGCCCGTTCGAAATTCCCGCCGATATCTATGCCGAATGGGACGCCAAGGAGAAGGGCGCCGAAGCCGAGAACCAGTGGAACCAGCGTTTCGCCGCCTACCAGGCCGAATTCCCGGGGCTGGCCAGTGAGTTCACACGCCGCATGGCCGGTGAGTTGCCGGCAGATTTCGCCGAAAAAGCGTCGGCATTCATCCGCGAAGTCGCGCAGAAGGGCGAGACCATCGCCAGCCGCAAGGCCAGCCAGAACTGCCTGAATGCCTTTGGCCCGCTGCTGCCGGAACTGCTTGGCGGCTCGGCAGACCTGGCCGGCTCCAACCTGACGCTCTGGAAGGGTTGCAAGCCGGTGGTGGCCGAGGACGCCTCGGGCAACTACATGTATTACGGCGTCCGCGAGTTCGGCATGGCCGCGATCATGAACGGTGTCGCCTTGCACGGTGGCCTGATTCCCTACGGCGCGACCTTCCTGATGTTCATGGAATACGCACGTAACGCGGTGCGCATGTCAGCATTGATGAAGCAGCGCGTGCTCTATGTCTTCACGCATGATTCCATCGGCCTCGGCGAAGACGGCCCGACCCACCAGCCGGTCGAGCAGCTGACCAGCCTTCGCACCACGCCGAACCTGGACACCTGGCGCCCGGCCGATACCGTGGAGTCTGCGGTGGCCTGGAAGCACGCGCTCGAGCGCAAGGACGGTCCGAGCGCGCTGATCTTCTCGCGTCAGAACCTGCCGTATCATCTTCGGGACGACGAGACCGAAGCGGCCATCAGCAAGGGTGGCTACATCCTCAAGAGTTGCGTCGGCGAGCCTGAACTGATCCTGATCGCCACCGGTTCGGAGGTTGGGCTGGCGGTGCAGGCGTATGACAGGCTCACCGCCCAGGGGCACAACGTTCGCGTCGTCTCCATGCCGTGCACCAGCGTCTTCGATGCGCAGGACGCCGCCTGGAAGCAGCACGTGCTGCCGGTCGAAGTCGGCGCGCGTATCGCCATCGAGGCGGGTCACGCCGACTACTGGTACAAGTACGTCGGGCTCGACGGTCGCATCATCGGCATGACCACCTACGGTGAGTCGGCTCCGGCCGGCCAACTGTTCGAGGCGTTCGGCTTCACCGTCGATAACGTGCTTGCGGTGGCCGAAGAGCTGCTGGAAGACTGA
- the fba gene encoding class II fructose-bisphosphate aldolase (catalyzes the reversible aldol condensation of dihydroxyacetonephosphate and glyceraldehyde 3-phosphate in the Calvin cycle, glycolysis, and/or gluconeogenesis): MALISMRQMLDHAAEFGYGVPAFNVNNLEQMRAIMEAADKTDSPVIVQASAGARKYAGAPFLRHLILAAIEEFPHIPVVMHQDHGTSPDICQRSIQLGFSSVMMDGSLREDGKTPSDYEYNVRVTQQTVAFAHACGVSVEGELGCLGSLETGMAGEEDGVGAEGTLDHSQLLTDPEEAADFVAKTKVDALAIAIGTSHGAYKFTKPPTGDTLSIQRIKEIHQRIPDTHLVMHGSSSVPQEWLKIINEYGGDIKETYGVPVEEIVEGIKYGVRKVNIDTDLRLASTGAIREFMAKNPSEFDPRKYLAKTVTAMRDICIARYEAFGTAGNASKIKPISLEGMFERYARGELDPKVN, encoded by the coding sequence ATGGCACTCATCAGCATGCGCCAGATGCTCGACCACGCCGCCGAATTCGGCTATGGCGTGCCGGCCTTCAACGTGAACAACCTCGAGCAGATGCGAGCCATCATGGAAGCGGCCGACAAGACCGACTCCCCGGTGATCGTTCAGGCTTCGGCCGGTGCCCGAAAATATGCTGGCGCACCCTTCCTGCGTCATCTGATTCTCGCGGCCATCGAAGAATTCCCGCACATCCCGGTGGTCATGCACCAGGATCACGGCACCAGCCCGGACATCTGCCAACGCTCGATCCAGTTGGGCTTCAGCTCGGTGATGATGGACGGCTCGCTGCGTGAAGACGGCAAGACGCCGTCCGATTACGAATACAACGTCCGCGTGACCCAGCAGACCGTCGCCTTCGCCCATGCCTGTGGTGTGTCGGTGGAAGGTGAGCTGGGTTGCCTGGGCAGCCTGGAAACCGGCATGGCCGGTGAAGAAGACGGCGTCGGTGCCGAAGGGACGCTGGATCACAGCCAACTGCTGACCGATCCGGAAGAGGCGGCCGACTTCGTTGCCAAGACCAAGGTCGACGCCCTGGCAATTGCCATCGGTACCAGCCACGGCGCATACAAGTTCACCAAGCCGCCGACCGGCGACACCTTGTCGATCCAGCGCATCAAGGAAATCCACCAGCGGATTCCCGATACCCACCTGGTGATGCACGGTTCCTCTTCGGTCCCGCAAGAGTGGCTGAAAATCATCAATGAGTACGGCGGCGACATCAAGGAAACCTACGGTGTGCCGGTCGAGGAAATCGTCGAGGGCATCAAGTACGGCGTGCGCAAGGTGAACATCGACACCGATTTGCGTCTGGCGTCCACTGGCGCGATTCGCGAATTCATGGCGAAGAACCCCAGCGAGTTCGACCCGCGCAAGTACCTGGCCAAGACCGTGACGGCCATGCGCGACATCTGCATCGCCCGCTACGAGGCCTTCGGCACTGCCGGCAATGCCTCGAAGATCAAGCCGATCTCACTGGAAGGTATGTTCGAGCGCTACGCCCGCGGCGAGCTGGACCCCAAGGTCAACTGA